A window of the Thermoleophilia bacterium SCSIO 60948 genome harbors these coding sequences:
- a CDS encoding aldo/keto reductase, giving the protein MEYRELGRTGMYVSPLCLGAMMFGSWGESDHDRSIAVIQRALDAGINFIDTADVYSQGESERIVGKALTGAQRDSVILATKFHGQMGLPADNLPGSGERGDPNMFGNSRRWIIAEVENSLRRLGTDWIDLLQVHRPEPGTDIEETLSALTDLRAQGKIRAFGSSTFPPSAIVEAQWTSERRGLGRFTTEQPPYSILARGVEREMLPVAERYGLGVIPWSPLAGGWLSGRYRKDGEDPSSSRRAAMMPGRYDMTDPANQAKLDAADALWHVADEAGMSLIHMALAFTLRHPAVTAPIVGPRTMEQLEGQLGAADVVLSDDVMDRIDAIVPPGTNLAAGDAGYTPPALSDKRLRRTRLD; this is encoded by the coding sequence ATGGAATATCGAGAGCTCGGCCGGACCGGGATGTACGTGAGCCCCCTCTGCCTCGGAGCGATGATGTTCGGGTCCTGGGGCGAGTCCGACCACGACCGTTCGATCGCGGTCATCCAGCGCGCGCTCGACGCCGGGATCAACTTCATCGACACGGCCGACGTCTACTCGCAGGGCGAGTCCGAGCGGATCGTCGGCAAGGCGCTGACCGGCGCGCAGCGCGACTCGGTGATCCTCGCGACCAAGTTCCACGGCCAGATGGGCCTGCCGGCCGACAACCTGCCGGGCAGCGGCGAGCGCGGCGACCCGAACATGTTCGGCAACTCGCGGCGCTGGATCATCGCCGAGGTCGAGAACAGCCTGCGGCGGCTCGGCACCGACTGGATCGATCTCCTCCAGGTCCACCGTCCCGAGCCCGGGACCGACATCGAGGAGACGCTCTCGGCGCTGACCGACCTCCGGGCCCAGGGCAAGATCCGTGCCTTCGGCTCATCGACCTTCCCACCGTCGGCGATCGTCGAAGCGCAGTGGACGTCCGAGCGGCGCGGTCTCGGGCGGTTCACGACCGAGCAGCCGCCGTATTCGATCCTCGCCCGTGGGGTCGAGCGCGAGATGCTGCCGGTCGCCGAGCGCTACGGCCTCGGCGTCATCCCGTGGAGCCCGCTCGCCGGAGGCTGGTTGTCGGGCCGCTACCGCAAGGACGGCGAGGACCCGTCGAGCTCGCGACGGGCGGCGATGATGCCCGGCCGCTACGACATGACCGACCCCGCCAACCAGGCGAAGCTCGACGCTGCTGACGCCCTATGGCACGTCGCCGACGAGGCGGGCATGTCGCTGATCCACATGGCGCTCGCGTTCACGCTTCGCCACCCCGCGGTGACGGCGCCGATCGTCGGGCCGCGGACGATGGAGCAGCTCGAGGGCCAGCTCGGCGCGGCCGACGTCGTGCTGAGCGACGACGTGATGGACCGGATCGACGCGATAGTCCCGCCCGGGACGAATCTCGCCGCCGGGGACGCCGGATACACACCGCCCGCACTCAGCGACAAGCGGCTTCGGCGGACCCGGCTCGATTGA
- a CDS encoding class I SAM-dependent methyltransferase produces MPAGESRRRVSLHGAEQTLLLTLAMRDVDARSKRPVLGDKWAPRLVERIDHPWWRTRLLVAGNAPLVLARARAIDRWATDWLVSHPASVVLHLGCGLDSRPLRLDIPAEARWVDVDRPRVIELRRELYGAALDHAEQVVASIESGRWREEIDAGRPLLVVCEGLAMYLSPAGIESLFSGVAGAARATAVIADSVSDVVRSASRLLPEPLAMGAHFHSSSADIDAAIRDRGLDVAEETSLVADGGTVARGALGISISVLAATPGAASGFVLRRFESR; encoded by the coding sequence GTGCCGGCCGGGGAGTCGCGCCGCCGGGTATCGCTGCACGGCGCCGAGCAGACGCTGCTGCTGACCCTGGCGATGCGCGACGTCGACGCGCGCTCGAAGCGGCCGGTCCTCGGCGACAAATGGGCGCCCCGTCTGGTCGAGCGGATCGATCACCCGTGGTGGCGGACACGACTGCTCGTCGCCGGCAACGCCCCGCTCGTCCTGGCGCGGGCGCGAGCCATCGACCGCTGGGCGACCGACTGGCTGGTCAGCCACCCCGCCTCGGTCGTCCTCCATCTCGGCTGCGGCCTCGACTCGCGACCGTTGCGTCTCGACATCCCGGCGGAGGCGCGCTGGGTCGACGTCGACCGTCCACGCGTGATCGAATTGCGACGCGAGCTCTACGGCGCTGCGCTCGATCACGCCGAGCAGGTCGTCGCGTCGATCGAGTCGGGGCGCTGGCGCGAGGAGATCGACGCCGGGCGACCACTGCTCGTCGTTTGCGAGGGCCTTGCGATGTACCTCTCACCCGCCGGAATCGAGTCACTCTTCTCCGGCGTCGCCGGTGCGGCGCGGGCGACCGCCGTCATCGCCGACAGCGTTTCCGATGTCGTACGAAGCGCATCACGGCTACTGCCCGAACCGCTCGCGATGGGAGCGCACTTCCACTCCTCTAGCGCCGATATCGACGCTGCGATCCGCGACCGCGGCCTGGACGTCGCGGAGGAGACCTCGCTCGTCGCAGACGGGGGAACGGTCGCGCGCGGCGCGCTCGGAATATCGATCAGCGTGCTGGCGGCCACTCCTGGTGCGGCGAGCGGGTTCGTCCTGCGTCGCTTCGAGAGCCGGTGA
- a CDS encoding nuclear transport factor 2 family protein produces MEACYAPDVRFSDPVFPDLRGPRAGAMWQMLTESSNDLRVELLDHAADGDSGSAHWRARYTFTTTGRPVVNDVRASFRFIDGLIVEHRDAFNFHRWARQALGTSGLLLGWTPMMRSAVRRKAAERLEEHTGVSGDRRS; encoded by the coding sequence ATGGAGGCCTGCTACGCCCCCGACGTCCGCTTCTCCGACCCGGTGTTTCCCGACCTGCGCGGCCCGCGGGCGGGCGCCATGTGGCAGATGCTCACCGAGAGCTCGAACGACCTACGTGTCGAGTTGCTCGACCACGCGGCCGACGGGGATTCGGGCTCGGCGCACTGGCGCGCCCGCTACACGTTCACGACGACCGGCCGACCGGTCGTCAACGATGTCCGCGCGAGCTTCCGGTTCATCGACGGCCTCATCGTCGAGCACCGCGACGCGTTCAACTTCCACCGCTGGGCGCGCCAGGCACTTGGAACCAGCGGGCTGCTGCTCGGGTGGACGCCGATGATGCGCTCGGCCGTCAGACGCAAGGCCGCCGAGCGGCTCGAGGAGCACACGGGCGTCTCCGGCGACCGCCGCAGCTAG
- a CDS encoding winged helix-turn-helix transcriptional regulator codes for MTSATYAAVAEPHRRRILDLLREGERGVGEMVADVGLSQPGVSKHLRVLREAGLVGARTQGRERLYALKPAPLAELDDWLEPYRELWSQRLDALERHLEENPQ; via the coding sequence ATGACGAGCGCGACCTACGCCGCCGTAGCGGAGCCGCACCGCCGCCGGATCCTCGACCTGCTGCGCGAGGGCGAGCGTGGCGTCGGGGAGATGGTCGCGGACGTGGGGCTCAGCCAGCCGGGTGTCTCCAAGCACCTGCGAGTACTTCGCGAGGCCGGTCTCGTCGGCGCCCGCACCCAGGGCCGCGAGCGCCTCTACGCCCTGAAGCCCGCCCCGCTCGCCGAGCTCGACGACTGGCTCGAGCCCTACCGCGAGCTCTGGAGCCAGCGCCTCGACGCGCTCGAACGACACCTGGAGGAGAACCCGCAATGA
- a CDS encoding aminoglycoside phosphotransferase family protein encodes MDQDSPHGAKVWSSERWRSDALSWARGRLRRDGCDFEDPAAGDWRVVPWSVVVPLRRPGGAPVWFKACAPETAFEVAIYRLLGRAGGDAVLTPLAVDDDRGWLLLPDAGTTLRDRDADDELPAALVAYAALQREIEPIVSDLVAAGVPDMRPARMARRFDEACEAMAAEGSGSPELDRRLEAIRPSVIEWAAELSSSPIAPSVDHQDLHHSNVTGDAASGYRFYDWGDAVVGHPFGAMMVPLGFAVRRLGFEEGGADFERFRDAYLEPFTDLRPLPELVRELELACRLALIARALGEQRALEAPRRLGEPLGFEWPDPVAIPLRALAGGDYIH; translated from the coding sequence GTGGACCAGGACTCTCCCCACGGCGCGAAGGTGTGGTCGTCCGAGCGCTGGCGCTCCGACGCACTCTCATGGGCACGAGGCCGGCTCCGGCGCGACGGCTGCGACTTCGAGGACCCGGCGGCGGGGGATTGGCGGGTCGTTCCCTGGAGCGTGGTCGTGCCGCTTCGGCGACCCGGCGGCGCCCCGGTCTGGTTCAAGGCCTGCGCGCCCGAGACCGCCTTCGAGGTGGCGATCTACCGCCTGCTCGGCCGAGCAGGCGGTGATGCGGTCCTGACCCCTCTCGCCGTCGACGACGACCGGGGCTGGCTCCTGCTTCCGGACGCCGGGACAACCCTCCGCGACCGCGACGCCGACGACGAGCTGCCCGCCGCCCTCGTCGCCTACGCCGCGCTTCAGCGCGAGATCGAGCCGATCGTGAGCGACCTGGTCGCGGCGGGGGTGCCCGACATGCGCCCCGCGCGGATGGCACGACGCTTCGATGAGGCGTGCGAAGCGATGGCGGCCGAAGGCTCCGGGTCTCCGGAGCTCGATCGCCGGCTCGAGGCGATCCGGCCGAGTGTGATCGAGTGGGCGGCCGAGCTCTCGAGCTCCCCGATCGCCCCGAGCGTCGACCACCAGGACCTCCATCACTCGAACGTCACCGGCGACGCGGCGTCCGGCTATCGCTTCTATGACTGGGGAGACGCAGTCGTCGGGCATCCGTTCGGCGCGATGATGGTCCCGCTCGGCTTCGCGGTCCGCCGCCTCGGCTTCGAGGAGGGTGGCGCCGACTTCGAGCGCTTCCGCGACGCCTACCTCGAGCCGTTCACGGACCTGCGACCGCTTCCCGAGCTCGTCCGCGAGCTCGAGCTCGCCTGCCGGCTGGCGCTGATCGCACGCGCGCTCGGCGAGCAACGCGCGCTCGAGGCCCCGCGCCGACTGGGCGAACCGCTCGGCTTCGAATGGCCGGACCCGGTCGCCATACCGCTCCGCGCCCTGGCCGGCGGGGATTACATCCACTGA